One part of the Drosophila biarmipes strain raj3 unplaced genomic scaffold, RU_DBia_V1.1 ptg000024l, whole genome shotgun sequence genome encodes these proteins:
- the LOC122818106 gene encoding uncharacterized protein LOC122818106 — MVRELAALNLFLTEEQLAKFDESELQVRLDLIERMYSDFDSFRLNLERLVIAELESDARLTFTAEYCETKRRICRHLISEKRKSLANSTELQGILGGHTATFNCNSRPTWLPEFYFPRFGKAYIDWPDFYAMFNTVVGKNEDLTKMEKFQHFRTCLDGTALGAIRSLNLTENNYDRALELLTSRFDNKLSHL, encoded by the coding sequence ATGGTACGCGAGCTGGCGGccctaaatttatttttgacagAGGAGCAGTTGGCCAAATTCGACGAAAGTGAGTTACAGGTGCGGTTGGACTTAATCGAGCGCATGTACTCTGACTTCGATAGCTTTCGACTTAACCTCGAGCGGCTTGTGATTGCGGAGCTGGAGTCAGATGCGCGCTTAACCTTTACCGCGGAATATTGTGAGACCAAGAGAAGAATCTGCCGCCATCTCATTAGTGAGAAGAGAAAGTCGTTGGCAAATTCAACTGAGTTGCAGGGCATCCTCGGTGGACACACAGCCACCTTCAATTGCAATTCGCGGCCCACCTGGCTACCGGAATTTTACTTTCCGCGATTTGGCAAAGCATACATCGATTGGCCGGATTTCTACGCCATGTTCAACACGGTAGTGGGAAAGAACGAAGATCTAACTAAGATGGAAAAATTCCAGCATTTTCGTACATGTTTGGACGGCACAGCACTGGGCGCAATTCGCTCGCTGAATCTCACGGAAAATAATTATGACAGGGCTTTGGAATTGTTAACGTCGAGATTTGATAATAAATTATCGCACCTTTAG
- the LOC122818107 gene encoding uncharacterized protein LOC122818107, translated as MVRELAALNLFLTEEQLAKFDESELQVRLDLIERMYSDFDSFRLNLERLVIAELESDARLTFTAEYCETKRRICRHLISEKRKSLANSTELQGILGGHTATFKCNSRPTWLPEFYFPRFGKAYIDWPDFYAMFNTVVGKNEDLTKMEKFQHFRTCLDGTALGAIRSLNLTENNYDRALELLTSRFDNKLSHL; from the coding sequence ATGGTACGCGAGCTGGCGGccctaaatttatttttgacagAGGAGCAGTTGGCCAAATTCGACGAAAGTGAGTTGCAGGTGCGGTTGGACTTAATCGAGCGCATGTACTCTGACTTCGATAGCTTTCGACTTAACCTCGAGCGGCTTGTGATTGCGGAGCTGGAGTCAGATGCGCGCTTAACCTTTACCGCGGAATATTGTGAGACCAAGAGAAGAATCTGCCGCCATCTCATTAGTGAGAAGAGAAAGTCGTTGGCAAATTCAACTGAGTTGCAGGGCATCCTCGGTGGACACACAGCCACCTTCAAGTGCAATTCGCGGCCCACCTGGCTACCGGAATTTTACTTTCCGCGATTTGGCAAAGCATACATCGATTGGCCGGATTTCTACGCCATGTTCAACACGGTAGTGGGAAAGAACGAAGATCTAACAAAGATGGAAAAATTCCAGCATTTTCGTACATGTTTGGACGGCACAGCACTGGGCGCAATTCGCTCGCTGAATCTCACGGAAAATAATTATGACAGGGCTTTGGAATTGTTAACGTCGAGATTTGATAATAAATTATCGCACCTTTAG
- the LOC122818105 gene encoding uncharacterized protein LOC122818105 gives MVRELAALNLFLTEEQLAKFDESELQVRLDLIERMYSDFDSFRLNLERLVIAELESDARLTFTAEYCETKRRICRHLISEKRKSLANSTELQGILGGHTATFKCNSRPTWLPEFYFPRFGKAYIDWPDFYAMFNTVVGKNEDLTKMEKFQHFRTCLDGTALGAIRSLNLTENNYDRALELLTSRFDNKLSHL, from the coding sequence ATGGTACGCGAGCTGGCGGccctaaatttatttttgacagAGGAGCAGTTGGCCAAATTCGACGAAAGTGAGTTACAGGTGCGGTTGGACTTAATCGAGCGCATGTACTCTGACTTCGATAGCTTTCGACTTAACCTCGAGCGGCTTGTGATTGCGGAGCTGGAGTCAGATGCGCGCTTAACCTTTACCGCGGAATATTGTGAGACCAAGAGAAGAATCTGCCGCCATCTCATTAGTGAGAAGAGAAAGTCGTTGGCAAATTCAACTGAGTTGCAGGGCATCCTCGGTGGACACACAGCCACCTTCAAGTGCAATTCGCGGCCCACCTGGCTACCGGAATTTTACTTTCCGCGATTTGGCAAAGCATACATCGATTGGCCGGATTTCTACGCCATGTTCAACACGGTAGTGGGAAAGAACGAAGATCTAACAAAGATGGAAAAATTCCAGCATTTTCGTACATGTTTGGACGGCACAGCACTGGGCGCAATTCGCTCGCTGAATCTCACGGAAAATAATTATGACAGGGCTTTGGAATTGTTAACGTCGAGATTTGATAATAAATTATCGCACCTTTAG